In Spiroplasma floricola 23-6, the DNA window TTTTTTTATTTTATTTTATTTTTTAGGTATAGAGCACAATATGTGCAAAAATGTTAAACTGCGTATTTGCAGATAGCTTAGATCACCTTTACTTTCTTAATCAAAATAAAAACTGCTTTTTATAGCAGTTTTTTTATTTACTTGGGGTATTTCTTACCCCCTTACTTTTTCCCTCGCCCTTTTATTAGTTCCATCATATTTTACACTTATCTCAGTTGGTTTTTTTGGATTATTAATTAAATAACTCAAATTAATTGAGTTATTTTTTGGTCCTAGTTTATTAAATTCTAATATAAAATAATATTTAAACTCATTCATTTTAAAAAGTTTTTCCTTTGAAAAATTTATAATATATATTTTTTGTTCTAAACTAAAGTTAATGCTCAAGTTTTTTTTCGCGAAATCAGTTTTTTTAATAACTGATGGCTTTTCTTTCTCTTGAGTATCGTTTTCTCCTTTTATTTCTACATTATTAGATTTAGTATAAGAATATATTAAAAAACTCAAAATAGATATTGTAAATAATAATAAAATTGATACAAAAAACAGCTTATAATTTTTTTTCTTTTTCATTTATATAATTTATTATCCTTTCTTTATTTTTTCATCCTATATTGTTTAACTCCTCTATTTTATAATTAATTAAATAAGTATACTTTTTATTCACTTTATCATAAGAATAATTAATCTTGTAGATATCATTTTCAAAATTATCATAAGTATAATCAACTAAAAAATATCTTGAGTTAAGATTAATAAATCTACTATAAATAATTGAATTATTATACAATGGATTTCAAAGTATCCCTTTTGTCCCTACTTCACTATCCTCAACTATATTTTTTGTAAATAAATATTTTGTCCTATTTAAACTAACTATTTCATAATTATCTTCTTTTTGTTTAACCTCATCTATTACTTTTTTAACATTATAATAGCTGCCAAAATTGGAATCACTTTTTAACTTTGGAGTAGAAGTTAAAAACTCTGTTCTATTTAATCCTTTTAAATAAAGTTTCAAAAAGGAAGTCATTTTATTTCCTAAAATTGATAAATCTAAATAATCTCATAAACTATATTTATTTTCCAAAGTCATAATAGGATCTATTGTATTTGAATATCTTGAATAGGTTTTAATTTTTATATCATTTCTTAGCAACTCAAAATAATTTCTTTTATACTTAAAATTAAAATCATAATTTATATAGCTATAGGCTAAATTAGCAATTGTAATTGTACATTGATTTTCTTCATACTTGTGTTGAGTTAAATTTCTTCTATCTATTTCAATACTTCCATAATTTGTATGTGGCTTTAATTCAAATCCTTGTACATCATAACTAGCACTATAAGAAATAAATATTTGTTGTTGATCTTCAATTAAACTTGCAGGAATATCTAATTTTATAAAATCAAAATCATTCAATATATATTTGCCATTTCTTTTTGCAGTAATTATATAACTTGGAATTTTAAATAAGTCTTCTTTACCATTTTTAATTGGTTGAATACCATTTTTAGTTCTTATATAAAATTGAATCATTCCCATCTTAAAATAAATTTGGGCTTCATTTTGATAAGTTTTTTTAAAAAAATTATCAAAATAATCATATCCTTCTGCATTAGATAAACTTGGTCTTATAAATAATCTATAGTACTCCTTTTTGTTATAAGTAAATTTCTCATTAATAAATATAGTATCAATATTGAAACTATTCATTTCAACAGGACTTACTTTTATAAACTCTTTATTTTGATTTTCTTGTGTAAATTTTATTTCATCTTTTAAAGATATATTTAAAATGTTTATCACCTCAATTAAACTATCGTCAATTAAAATAAAAAAAATCTCTTTTATTTAAAAGAGATTTTAGTTTCTTAAATGGGGCGTGTAAAGGGAATTGAACCCTCGAGTGCCGGAACCACAATCCGGAGCGTTAACCACTTCGCCATACACGCCATGAAAATATTTCACTTACTTATTATACTAAAAAAATATTTTATGTGTTAAAAAAGAATAAAAAAAATACAATAAATTATTGTATTTTAAGAAACAGTAAAAATTTCTGGTTTTTCAAGAATTGATTTAACTTTTGCCAAGAATTGTCCTGCTTCTGCAGCATCAATAATTCTTTGATCTACTGTTAAACTCATATTCATTATTGCTTTAATAGCTAATTTTTCATTATCAACTACAACTGGCTTTTTAACAACTTTACCTACACCAACAACTGCAGCGTTTGGATAAAAAATTGTTGGAGTTGCTTGAATTGCTCCAATATTTCCATAGTTGGCAATCGTAATTGTACTTCCATCAACTTCATAATTATAAAGTTCTCCTGATCTAAGTCTTGAAGTTACTTCTTTAATATCTATTGCCACTTCTTTTATTGATAACTTTTCCACAAACTTAAGTACAGGAATAATTAATCCTTCTGTTGTTTCTGTTGCAAGACCTATATGATGATATTTTTTAATTAATACTTCATTTGTTTCAGCATCATAACTTGAGTTCAATTTTGGATATTCTTCAAGAGCAATAGAAATAGCTTTTGCTATAAATGAAATTGTAGTAAATTTAATATTATTTTGAGTTTGTTTCAACATGTGTTTTAATTTTAAAATAGCACTCATATCTATTTCAGTTGAAATAGTAAGAGGAGGTATAAAATTTTGACTTAAAATCATTGATTTAACTGCTGGATTTCTATTTTTATTTACCTTAGTTCTTTCAACAACTTTATTTTCATCATTAGATTCAAATTGTAAATAACCTAGAGAGTTATCTGGTTTATCTTTTTCAAAATTTACATCCTGAATATTTTCTTTCTCTCTCTCTTTTTTATCAAATTCTCATTTTTCTTTTAAGTCTCTTTCAACTCTTTCAATTATTTCTCTTTCTAATCGAGCTCTTTCTTCTTCTTGACATTTTTTTTCTTTTAAATCTTTTGCAAATGAATTAATTTCATCTTTAATTATTGCTTTTAAATCATTTGCATTAAATTCTCTGTTAGGTTCTCTTTTTTGATTTTGATTCATATTTTGGATCATATTTTGCATTAACATATATTGCATCATTTGACCAAATGTATCTGTTCCAGCATTAAAATGTGATTGTTGATTTAATTTTGAAGTTGCTGCATTTAATTGATTTTGTTCTTTTAAAGTTCTTTGCAAATCTTTAATTTGATCTTTTAAAAATTCCAAAGTTTCATCTGCAACTTTTTTATCTGATACTTTCACAAGTTCATCATCTTTCTTCTCAATTTCTGTTTTAATTTCTTTTTGAATAATTTTTGGTGTTTTAACCAATATTTTTTCTTCTTCAAAATCCTGAGTAGGCTCTATTTGTTCTGTATTTTCTACAATTATATTTTCATGAGTTCTTTTAAAAGGCACTCGAATATTGCTTAAAGTTTCTTGAGTAGTTTCAATATTTTGTTTTTCTTTATATGCAGTATATAGATTTGTAGCTCTTAGTCAAGCTTCAAACTCTTCTATTCCTTTTGGTGTTTGATTATAAGGAATATAGAGCATAGCTCCAGTAATAGGGTCTTGATGAGGTACTTCTCTTAAAAATTCTTTTGGAATACCAATTTCATTAATTTTTTTATTGAAATCCATATTATCTTCTTGAATTCCTTTTTCAACCACTTTTCTTCTTTGATTAATAAGATTTCTCTCATCACGATTTTTTATAATATCTCATCTTCTTGAAGTATCATAAAGATTTGAAAGTTTTGATTCAGCATAAGTTTTGGTTGGTTTATGAATAATCTCTTCCACTAATTCCTCTGGTTTCTTTTTAGGCATAATAATTCCACTATGAGGACTTAAATCATTTGCATCAATTGTATTTTCTTCATCACTTTCAATATAAGACCCATATGATATTCCAAAAAGACCATCTTGAGAAGATCCTTGTTTTATTAATGTTTTCTTTAAATTAACGTCAAAATCTCTTTGTTTCATTTTTTCAACCTCTTGTGTACTGTTGACATTATTAGCAGAGCTTTTAAGTCTTTGATTATCGAGTATAGCATTACTTTTTGTTGCTACTATATTTTGTTCAAGAACACTTGGATCTCCCCCAGCATTATTTAATTTTTCCATTCTAGCTTGAATAATATTTCTCATTATTAAAGGTCTACCTTTTTCATCAGTTTTTGACATTGCATCAATTACTTGATTTTCATTTTGAGCCTCTTTAAAATCATTTTCTTCTAAAAGTTTTTCTTTTCTAGCTTGAACTAATTGTCTAAACTTACTTACTCCTGATGAATTATTTGTCGAAAATAAATTACTACCAGCTTCTTCATTTATGTCTTCTTTAGTCATTTTAAGTAATTCTTCTCTTGTTAAATCACCTATAACTTTATTTTGAGGAGCATTTTTAATTGAGTCTTTTATATTAGCTCTCATTTGAGCAAACTTATCTTTTGGTTGTTGATTTCCTTGACTCATGCTTTGATCTTTTTCCTCCATTTTTTGAACTTTTTGTAAAGTATCCATAATGTCATCTCTGCCTGTTGAAAAAGGTGTGACTGCTTGATTATATCTATCATATACAACAGCTCCTGAAAATGAATCAGCTACTGTTTCAACACCTTCTAACTTAGGTTCATCTTCTTGTGTTGAAATAAAAATTTCTTCTTCATTATTCTTTTTAGAATTTGTTTTTTTAATACTTTTATTTTTAAATTTTTGTATTTCTTTTTCACCAACAGCAATATTTGCTAAAATACTTCCATTTTTTACAGAAGTTCCTAAATTAATAGTTTTTGTAATTATACCATTATAGTTGGATTTTATATTAATTTTAGACCCATCATCTAATTCTATAAGAGCAAAGTCTTGTCCAAAATTAATTTCTTCATCAGAAAATAATCATTCTTTTAAAATTCCTTTAGATGGTAAATTTCTAACCCTCATATGAACCATAAAGCATCGCTCCTTTTTAAAATATCCACTATCTATAATTATATAAAAAATAAAGGCAAAATCCTACCTTTATTAGTTAACATATTAATATATAAAATATTATTTTTAAAACAGCTAATCAACATACTTAGTTTTAAATATAATGACTCCTTTTTTTACAAGTTTCTTGTAACGTTCTGCTTCTCTAAGATTTTCTTTAACAAAAGGTCTATCCTTATAATTTAAAGAAACAATAAATCTTTTAATCTGCTCTTTATTTGCTTTTTTCAGTATTTTCTGTTGTTTTATAGCAGCTTTTTTTACTTTTTCTTCTAAAAATCTAGCTTTAAAGTATTCTTTTCTCTTTTTTATTCTTTCTTTTTTTGGTAGTGATTTAATACTTTTTAAAAATACTTTATAAGCTGTTTTTTTATGAAGTAGAGTCATTTTATATTCATTTTTTGCAGTACTTTTTTTCAATTTAGCTTTTTGTTTACGATAGGCATGTTCTTCACTTGTAATAAGATTTCCCTCAATATCATGTCATCTATAGAATTTTTTATTATTTCAACTTAAATATACAAATTGTAAACCAACAACTAGAAAAGTTATAGCAAAGCAAGATATTACAAAAACAAGAAGTATAAATCATTGTGGTAATAAATTTTCACTAAAAACTGTTCCATTTGCTTCTAATTTAAATTGATGAATATTTAAAAATCAATATGGATATCACATTTGTTGACTAAAGTGTCTAGTTTGGTCAATAACTCCATTATCTGAGTTTCAGATATTTGTCCAAAACCAACTATCTGCAGGAAGAGAATAAATTTTTTTAAAAAGTTCCGGCGAATAGTAATTAAATCGAATTTCACCTCTTATCATTGCAAAAGCTAAATATCCTGCAGGATAAGTACATGTCAAAGGAAGTGCAAATTTTGAATATCTTCTAGCAGAAAAATATTGATCTCCACAAGATAATAAAAAGTAACCTATCATAATACTTGGTATACACAAATGTAAAACCATTGTAGAAATTCAATTTGATGGATAATATGCATCCATTTCATCACTTGATGCTAAAAGACCAAATCAGAAAACTAACATTGTTACTGTAATATAAACTGTCATAGCTAATTCAATACCAAAAACCGGTTTTGAATTATATATTCTTTTCATAAACAAGGCAGCTACTAAATATAGAACTACTGCATAGTTAGATTGTGTTGTAAAAAAAGAATAATATATATTTAATCTTTCAATTGCTGGTAAACCTTCAAGATTTTTTTTAGGTGAATATATTTGAAGTACAAAGTCTAATATTAAAAAGGAAATTAATAATATTAAAACCATGACCTTTAAAGAAAATTCAAAATCTTTATTAAGTTTCATTTACTCTCACCCGACTTCTCAATATAAAAATTATATCTAATTAAAAACAAAAAACCAAACCTGAAATTTGATTTTTAGAAATATTTTATAAAAATTTTAATGTTTCTTTGCAAATCATTAATTCTTCATTTGTTCTTACTTTAAAAACAGGTATTTTTGAATCTGTTGAAGATATTTTTAAATAATCTCCATATTTTTGATCATTTAATTTAGAATCTATTGATAATTCTAATAAACCACACTTTTGAGCAACTCTTTCTCTTATATTTGAAGCATTTTCTCCAATACCTGCTGTAAATATAATTCCATCAATTTTGCTATTAATTTGATTTACAAATTTGACTACAAAATCAGCAACAGTCTGTGTGTAAATTTCTAAAGCAAGTTTAGCTTGTTCATTATTTTTTGAGGCTGCATCAACTACATCTCTCATATCACTGCTTATTTCACTTATACCATACAAACCTGATTCCTTATTTAACATATCTGTAATTTCAAATACATTTTTTCCTGTTTCTTTAGAAACATATTGAAGAATTGATGGATCAATATCTCCACTTCTTGTTCCCATCATTAAACCTGCTAAAGGAGTTAATCCCATTGTTGTATTATATGATTTTCCATTTTTAATAGCACAAATACTTGCTCCATTACCTAAATGACAAACAATTAAATTTAAATCTTCTTTATTTTTGTTAAATATTTCTTGAGCTTTATATGTAATATAATCATAGCTAATCCCATGAAAACCATATTTTCTAACTTTTAAATCTTTGTATCATTTGTAAGGTACTGAGTACATATAACTAATTTCTGGCATTGTTTGATGATATGAAGTATCAAAACATCCAACAAGTTTAGCTTTTGGCAAACTTTCTTGAAATGCATTAATTGAAGTTAAAGCACCTGGATTGTGTAATGGAGCTAATCTAATATTTTCCTCTATTATTTTCTTAATTTCTTGTGTTAATTCTACTGTATTGACAATTTTGTCACCACCATGTACTACTCTAAAACCAAT includes these proteins:
- a CDS encoding 2-oxo acid dehydrogenase subunit E2, whose protein sequence is MVHMRVRNLPSKGILKEWLFSDEEINFGQDFALIELDDGSKINIKSNYNGIITKTINLGTSVKNGSILANIAVGEKEIQKFKNKSIKKTNSKKNNEEEIFISTQEDEPKLEGVETVADSFSGAVVYDRYNQAVTPFSTGRDDIMDTLQKVQKMEEKDQSMSQGNQQPKDKFAQMRANIKDSIKNAPQNKVIGDLTREELLKMTKEDINEEAGSNLFSTNNSSGVSKFRQLVQARKEKLLEENDFKEAQNENQVIDAMSKTDEKGRPLIMRNIIQARMEKLNNAGGDPSVLEQNIVATKSNAILDNQRLKSSANNVNSTQEVEKMKQRDFDVNLKKTLIKQGSSQDGLFGISYGSYIESDEENTIDANDLSPHSGIIMPKKKPEELVEEIIHKPTKTYAESKLSNLYDTSRRWDIIKNRDERNLINQRRKVVEKGIQEDNMDFNKKINEIGIPKEFLREVPHQDPITGAMLYIPYNQTPKGIEEFEAWLRATNLYTAYKEKQNIETTQETLSNIRVPFKRTHENIIVENTEQIEPTQDFEEEKILVKTPKIIQKEIKTEIEKKDDELVKVSDKKVADETLEFLKDQIKDLQRTLKEQNQLNAATSKLNQQSHFNAGTDTFGQMMQYMLMQNMIQNMNQNQKREPNREFNANDLKAIIKDEINSFAKDLKEKKCQEEERARLEREIIERVERDLKEKWEFDKKEREKENIQDVNFEKDKPDNSLGYLQFESNDENKVVERTKVNKNRNPAVKSMILSQNFIPPLTISTEIDMSAILKLKHMLKQTQNNIKFTTISFIAKAISIALEEYPKLNSSYDAETNEVLIKKYHHIGLATETTEGLIIPVLKFVEKLSIKEVAIDIKEVTSRLRSGELYNYEVDGSTITIANYGNIGAIQATPTIFYPNAAVVGVGKVVKKPVVVDNEKLAIKAIMNMSLTVDQRIIDAAEAGQFLAKVKSILEKPEIFTVS
- a CDS encoding acetate kinase, producing MILVVNAGSSSIKFKLFDIKNPENPKSLVEGLAERIGVDGKLIIEVNEKKHVFEEQMIDHLQAVQLILSKFTELKIIEKPEDIKGIGFRVVHGGDKIVNTVELTQEIKKIIEENIRLAPLHNPGALTSINAFQESLPKAKLVGCFDTSYHQTMPEISYMYSVPYKWYKDLKVRKYGFHGISYDYITYKAQEIFNKNKEDLNLIVCHLGNGASICAIKNGKSYNTTMGLTPLAGLMMGTRSGDIDPSILQYVSKETGKNVFEITDMLNKESGLYGISEISSDMRDVVDAASKNNEQAKLALEIYTQTVADFVVKFVNQINSKIDGIIFTAGIGENASNIRERVAQKCGLLELSIDSKLNDQKYGDYLKISSTDSKIPVFKVRTNEELMICKETLKFL
- a CDS encoding Pr6Pr family membrane protein — protein: MKLNKDFEFSLKVMVLILLISFLILDFVLQIYSPKKNLEGLPAIERLNIYYSFFTTQSNYAVVLYLVAALFMKRIYNSKPVFGIELAMTVYITVTMLVFWFGLLASSDEMDAYYPSNWISTMVLHLCIPSIMIGYFLLSCGDQYFSARRYSKFALPLTCTYPAGYLAFAMIRGEIRFNYYSPELFKKIYSLPADSWFWTNIWNSDNGVIDQTRHFSQQMWYPYWFLNIHQFKLEANGTVFSENLLPQWFILLVFVISCFAITFLVVGLQFVYLSWNNKKFYRWHDIEGNLITSEEHAYRKQKAKLKKSTAKNEYKMTLLHKKTAYKVFLKSIKSLPKKERIKKRKEYFKARFLEEKVKKAAIKQQKILKKANKEQIKRFIVSLNYKDRPFVKENLREAERYKKLVKKGVIIFKTKYVD